Proteins from a single region of Acidobacteriota bacterium:
- a CDS encoding EamA family transporter, with translation MKTFLLLCSLIGGSSLGEILSAKGMQQVGDVSLRPHALFGAILRMIRNPYLIGGVACMAVSFFSFISLLSYADLSFVVPLTAVSYITNTLGARFFLGERISRERWMGTLLVAFGVALVSISGKLEALFGSTR, from the coding sequence ATGAAAACCTTTTTGCTTCTCTGTTCGTTGATCGGCGGAAGTTCGCTGGGAGAAATTCTTTCGGCCAAAGGCATGCAACAGGTCGGCGATGTTTCGCTGCGGCCACACGCTTTATTCGGAGCAATCCTGCGAATGATTCGCAACCCATATCTGATCGGCGGTGTCGCCTGTATGGCCGTTTCCTTTTTTTCGTTTATCAGCTTGCTCAGTTACGCCGATTTGAGCTTTGTCGTTCCGCTGACGGCGGTCAGCTACATCACAAACACACTGGGCGCGCGATTTTTTCTGGGCGAGCGCATTTCCAGAGAACGCTGGATGGGCACGCTGTTGGTGGCGTTTGGCGTTGCTCTGGTTTCTATCTCCGGCAAGTTGGAGGCGCTTTTCGGGTCAACACGATGA
- the hpnK gene encoding hopanoid biosynthesis-associated protein HpnK produces the protein MSIQPNLSQTNQSKKTPLIINGDDFGYSNAVNRAIIQAHCEGVLTSASLMVNEAAADEAVELAKANPSLAVGLHLVLVLGKAALPHSEIPHITDAEGRFTNNSFNAGINYYFNPAARRELRKEMRAQFERFTATGLSFSHVDGHTHLHQHPVIFNELIRLCEAFNVRRVRVVKGEMLLSLKLDRTHLPIKLVWGTVFNLLGRWCERRLKGRGFVQPQKVFGLLQSGNMHENYLLGLLKGMKPTCSEIYAHPLALDAGEAAKRENSGGARELQALTSPQLRQAIEDAGFELATYESLPKSAIRNLQSEI, from the coding sequence ATGAGTATTCAACCGAATTTGAGCCAGACCAACCAAAGCAAGAAAACTCCACTCATCATCAATGGTGACGATTTCGGTTATTCCAATGCCGTGAATCGCGCCATCATCCAGGCGCACTGCGAAGGCGTATTGACCAGCGCCAGTTTGATGGTCAACGAAGCTGCCGCCGATGAAGCCGTTGAACTGGCCAAAGCAAACCCTTCGTTGGCCGTCGGGCTGCATTTGGTACTGGTATTGGGCAAGGCCGCGCTGCCGCATTCGGAAATTCCGCATATCACCGATGCCGAAGGCAGATTCACCAACAATTCCTTCAACGCAGGAATCAATTATTACTTCAACCCTGCCGCGCGCAGAGAATTGCGCAAAGAAATGCGTGCGCAGTTTGAGCGGTTCACCGCGACGGGCTTGAGCTTTTCGCACGTGGACGGCCACACGCATCTGCATCAGCACCCGGTGATTTTCAATGAGTTGATTCGGTTGTGCGAAGCGTTCAATGTTCGCCGCGTGCGCGTCGTCAAAGGCGAAATGCTGCTGAGTTTGAAACTGGATCGAACGCATTTGCCAATCAAACTGGTCTGGGGAACAGTCTTCAATTTGCTTGGCCGATGGTGCGAACGACGATTGAAAGGGCGCGGCTTCGTGCAACCGCAAAAAGTGTTTGGACTATTGCAGTCGGGAAATATGCATGAAAACTATTTGCTCGGTTTACTGAAAGGAATGAAACCCACCTGCAGTGAAATTTACGCGCATCCATTGGCGCTGGACGCCGGGGAAGCAGCGAAGCGTGAAAATTCCGGCGGCGCGCGGGAGCTTCAGGCGTTGACCAGTCCACAATTGCGACAAGCAATCGAAGATGCCGGCTTTGAATTGGCGACCTATGAATCGCTCCCCAAATCCGCAATCCGAAATCTGCAATCCGAAATATGA
- the hpnI gene encoding bacteriohopanetetrol glucosamine biosynthesis glycosyltransferase HpnI — protein MNSIYSAFAPQFGSPIAFWALLLVRLTLFVCVLSAIVYYGIAFVGGLAWFANRRKQRALGLNFTPPATIFKPVRGADAEAYENFASFCRQDYPTFQIIFGVREASDPAVPIIQRLIANHPDCDIALVISDHEVGYNAKVSNLQNMFGVAKHDVLLIADSDIRVQPDYLRRVIAPMQQETVGMVTCLYRGANAKTLAALLENIGISSTFGAEVCSSRLLEGIAFALGSTIVMRRSILERIGGFPAVADYLADDFVLGNSTAKLGYEVVLSDCVVEHISGPDTMATMLKHQLRWGRSTRISRPWGYRGLILTYGTATSLLSLLAWKFSSFAWWLLAITMFVRSLPAFVVGVIGLKDYVLARYFWLLPIRDLMTFGVWLISFVGDEIHWRGVNFRVLPGGKLVPAKES, from the coding sequence ATGAATTCGATTTACTCGGCTTTCGCTCCACAATTTGGCTCTCCGATTGCCTTTTGGGCCTTGCTGCTCGTTCGTCTTACGTTGTTCGTTTGCGTGCTGTCGGCGATTGTTTATTATGGCATTGCTTTCGTCGGCGGTCTGGCGTGGTTTGCCAACAGGCGAAAGCAACGCGCATTGGGATTGAACTTCACGCCACCCGCAACGATCTTCAAACCCGTTCGCGGAGCCGACGCCGAAGCATACGAAAATTTCGCCAGTTTCTGTCGCCAGGATTACCCGACATTTCAAATCATTTTTGGCGTTCGCGAAGCCAGCGATCCGGCCGTTCCGATCATTCAACGACTGATCGCCAATCACCCTGACTGCGATATTGCACTTGTCATTTCCGACCATGAAGTTGGTTACAATGCCAAAGTTTCCAATTTGCAGAACATGTTCGGGGTGGCTAAGCACGACGTTTTGCTGATCGCGGACAGCGACATCCGCGTCCAGCCGGATTACCTGCGTCGCGTCATTGCCCCGATGCAGCAGGAAACGGTCGGAATGGTGACTTGCCTGTATCGTGGCGCAAATGCCAAGACGTTAGCCGCCTTGCTGGAAAACATTGGTATTTCGTCTACCTTTGGCGCTGAAGTCTGTTCGTCGCGATTGTTGGAAGGCATCGCCTTCGCGCTCGGTTCGACGATTGTCATGCGGCGAAGCATTCTGGAACGCATCGGCGGATTTCCAGCAGTAGCCGATTATTTGGCCGATGATTTTGTGCTCGGCAATTCGACGGCGAAGCTGGGCTATGAAGTTGTGCTATCAGATTGTGTGGTGGAACACATTTCCGGCCCGGATACGATGGCAACCATGTTGAAACATCAACTTCGATGGGGACGCTCGACGCGAATTTCGCGCCCATGGGGATACCGCGGCTTGATTCTGACGTATGGAACGGCGACCTCGCTGCTGTCGCTGCTGGCGTGGAAATTTTCCAGCTTTGCATGGTGGTTGTTGGCGATAACGATGTTTGTTCGTTCCCTTCCAGCGTTCGTGGTGGGCGTGATTGGCTTAAAAGATTATGTGCTGGCCAGATACTTCTGGCTGCTGCCAATTCGTGATTTGATGACCTTTGGTGTCTGGCTGATCAGTTTCGTCGGCGACGAAATCCATTGGCGCGGTGTAAACTTCCGTGTGTTGCCAGGCGGAAAACTCGTTCCGGCAAAAGAATCGTAA
- a CDS encoding EamA family transporter, with amino-acid sequence MKTLVVLFVAICAQTLGDVCLTKGMKSIGEVNTLDPAKLLHIGVQVFTTPYVWLGIVILSIFFGLYLVALSWADLSFVLPVTAFGYVMNAFMSWKLLGEHVSPARWVGTLIICFGVAIVAKTEQRTTRITERMEVEAK; translated from the coding sequence ATGAAAACTCTGGTCGTTTTATTTGTCGCCATTTGCGCGCAAACGCTGGGCGATGTTTGCCTGACAAAAGGAATGAAATCCATTGGCGAAGTGAACACGCTCGACCCGGCAAAGCTTTTACACATTGGCGTACAGGTATTCACAACGCCTTATGTTTGGTTGGGGATTGTCATCCTCAGCATTTTCTTCGGACTTTACCTGGTCGCGTTGTCCTGGGCGGATTTGAGTTTTGTGCTGCCGGTAACGGCGTTTGGTTACGTGATGAATGCGTTTATGTCTTGGAAGCTATTGGGCGAACACGTTTCGCCAGCGCGTTGGGTGGGAACATTGATCATTTGCTTTGGCGTTGCCATTGTCGCCAAAACCGAACAAAGAACCACCCGAATTACCGAGCGGATGGAGGTCGAAGCAAAATGA